DNA from Pelodiscus sinensis isolate JC-2024 chromosome 1, ASM4963464v1, whole genome shotgun sequence:
TTGGACCAACTATTTACAGAGATGATTTCATATCTGTCTTGCTCTGCAAAACACAGACCATAATAACAACATTGCTTCCACCATGAAGTATTCCAAAATTCTTGGAATAAGTTTTATAGAAAACATACAATACATTGGATGCAGCTTTCAGTGTATTGGCTCTAGTATATACTAACAGGCGCAGTTCTAATCCAAACCTGTGCAAGTTATGGAgagccttttttttccccaaacagtTACAAAGATCGCTGAGACAACCTCACCTAGATTATATTTCGCAGTTGGAAATGAATTGCCTCCATGTGCTTTAGCAACATGCATTCAGCCTGTGGGGAAGGGCTGTTGTTGTTGTGCAGGTGCATTATATTGTGCCTGAGAGAAGTAATAATTTTTGTGGACCAAAAACATAAAACATAAATGGACTCAGCAGATCATATCatttcttgtgtttttttttgtttttgttttctcatCCTCAGTTTTTGGAgcgaaaaaaaatcaagttagttTTGTGTGTGTTAAATAGAAATATACTAAGAAAGAGAACTGTACACAGTAAAAGTAAAGTCTAGGCTCCAGTAAAATCCAGGAGACAAGTTTACCACCAGCTAGCTCATTGCTTACAGCAATTTGCCAAGTAAAAACTCACCCATGGTCCAGGTGCACAAAGTAAATTCAAAGGGAGTTGGATTCTAAGCTTGTTGCagaagtttgtttttttttataaaggaaaaaaatcaaacaaatccTGGAGTAACTAAGCGTCACTTGTGCATGGAACTCTTCTGTGCATTCATGTGAGCAGTCACACACTCTGGAGGAGTGAAGAGCTTTCATTCAGAAGGGGGTGTGTTCTGTTGAGCTAGATTCTGCACACCCATGGACTGTGGGCAGGTTATTCAGGAGGGGTTGCTGCATAGTCCTGGATGGGAGTTAATTCTGCATGGATCTGGGTGTTTCCTGTACATTCATACCCCACCTGGAtcacaggggtggggagagaagggcctCTCAGGGTGGAGCCAGTGAATTCACCACCGAGGGGTTAATTCTACATGCAGAATCCTGTACATTCGTATGTCCCTAGAACACTGGGGGGAACATGGGTGTGCTCTAATGCAGGTTAATCCTTTGAAGATGCGTAGCTCTGGTACATTCACAATTCCCAGGGCCCTTGAGGGGGTGTATTCTTCTgggaagtgagggaggagggggtggagcagggggactCCTGGGTAGTTTTCTTGTTTGGGGGATTATTGTCCCAAGGATGGATCCTGCACTACCCCAAGCAGACTAGCACAGAACTGTTCTGCTGGAGGTGGGGGTTGGTGGAGGGGTATTGTTGCTGGGTGTTCCCTGGACAGGTGGGTGTTGTCCTGGTTGGAAGTGCCCTCTGTTGGGCAGGAAGGGAGACGGGAGTATTCCCAagtagtgggtgggtgggtgcggTATGTATTCCTGGGGTAATGGATGGGGATTGGTGAAGGGTATTCTCCTGGGGAGAGGAGTGAACAGGTATCTCCTGCACCAAGCCATCTCTAGGTGAAGTGCTGTGGGGATTTCCTGGGTAGTGGTAGCCTTATGCATGCATGTGGGTAACACTCATTGGGTAATAAGGTGGAATCCCCAAGAGCCAGGGGAGTGGGTACTGGAAGGGGGGAATCCCCAAGGGCCTAGGGCTGGATGGGTGGGCTTTCCAAACCCCAGGGTTGGGGACTGGAGTGGTAGGATCTGGCTGCAAGGGGGGAATCCCCAACAGCTGGATGTCAGAGGGGTGGGGTCCCCTAGCGGGCATTGGGCAGGGCTTCCCAAAGTTCCGGattgggggagctggaggggcggggcgcgtgggggcagggctgataGGGTGGGATCCCCAAGGGCAGGGGtcagggctctctggcccagagGTGGCCCCGGCTCAGAGTCCCGAGGAGGGGCTGGCGCTGGCCCGGCGCGGGTCGGTGTCCTGCTCGTAGCGGTAGTGGTAACCCTCCATCTGGTCCCGGCAGGCCTCCCGCAGGTTGTTGAGCCAGCGCTTGATGCCCCTGCGGTTGAGGTACAGCACCATGAGGAAGATGACCCCAATCAGCGCCAGCACGATGCCGAAGAAGACGTAGGAGGCGGTCTCCAGCTCCTCCTGCTCGCCGGCCTCCTCGGGCCTCAGCTcccggcctgccccacagcccagctgctccaggcGGAGGTGCAGCACCTCGGTGCCGCTCACCTCCCGCGGGGCGGCGCAGCGCAGGCTGTGCGCGTCGGGCACCCTCCAGCTGGCGTTGCGCATCCAGTCCAGCAGCGGGCGCAGGGCGCAGTCGCAGCGCAGCGGGTTGGCGTCCAGGTAGAGCTGGAGCCTGCCCAGCGGGGCCGAGTCCAGGCGGGCCAGCTCCTCGGGGCTCAGCCCCTGCAGCGAGTTGTTCCGCAGGTCCAGCTCCTCCAGTCCGTCCGGCAGCGCGGCGCCCGGCAGCTCCCGCAGCTCGTTGCCCGCCAGCTCCAGCCGCCGTAGGCTGAGGTTGCGCAGGGCGCCGGCCAGCGGCTCCtcgcccagcagcagcagcgcctggttGAGTTTGAGGGTGCGGAGCCGCGGGCAGCCGCGGAAGGCGCCGGCCGCCAGGGCGCGCAGCGGGTTGAGGCTGAGATCCAGCTCCTCCAGGCTGGGCAGCCCCTGGAAGGCGCGCTCCGCGATGGTCTGGATGTTGTcccgggccagcagcagcaggctcaGGTTGCCCAGCGGCCGGCTCCCGTTGCCGGCGAAGGCCGCCCGGCTCAGCACCGTCAGGTTGCCGCCCGCGATGCTGAGGTTGCGCACGCCGCGGGGCAGGTCCGGCGGCGGCTCCTGCAGGGGCACGTCGCTGCACTGGACGAACTCCGGtgtggagaagcaggagcagtgctcggggcagccctgcccggcctgcagcagcggctgcagcagcagcatgccCAGCCAGCGGAGCAGGGAGAGGGCGCGCCCGCGGGCTCTCAGCAGCCGCAGCGCCCCGGCGCCCGCCGGCCGCCTCCCTGCCATCCTCCCTGCCTGGGCATCGAGTCCCTgcggggagcgggggcggggggactccGAAAGCGCCCCCCGGGGATCCCGCTCACAGCTCCGGGAGCCTGCGGGAGCCGGGCCGCCTCATCACACGCCCGCCCAGCGCCCGCCGCCAAGTGTGAACGGGAGCGACGCGGCTCCCAAAGTGAGAGCCCcgggagcggaggggaggggcgggggtggggtccGAGCTCCCGCAGCccggcagctgctgctggcgctggcaGTCCCCTGACGTCTCCCTGCACCGATGGGGGGGCTCGCagacctgcccctgcccttctctgGGGAGGATTAAACTCTGCGCGGGGAGGAGGCAGCGAGGCGCCCCGATCCGTTCGGGTTTGCGCGCCGGGGCGGGGTAGCCAGACCCAGCAACGCGCCTCCtctctccagctccctcctccccaagtggcccagcccagcccagccagggggcaGCAGTCGcctgagtgtgggggaggggagagccgggATACAGCCAGCTCCCACGCTGGCTCTGTGGGCCAGCGGTGTCCCGGGATAAAGATTTCACACCTGCCCTTTCAGCTGCCTCTGCTGCGCTCGCACTCCGTAGCAGGAGCTGGCCCGGTTCAGAGCgccgcccctcccctgggctgtgTGTGTAGCCCCGGCGCCCTGCGGGGGGTTGCCCCTCTTTAGAGTTTCTCTCGGGTCAGCGCTATCCTGTCTCTGTTGGAAAGGGAGGAGAACGCGCCTCACTGTGTTAGCTCTGGAGaagcagccaggagagggtgagTTTTGGTccgggagaggagggcagggggtgtgTAGCCGGTATGTGGGCACAGGGGTCATGGGTATTGTTTATTTCCCAGcgatgggccagattctgctttcaCACCAGTCTGGAGTAACTccctggctgctccctctggtGCTCAGTCAATATCTACATTGGGGATGCAGGGCACTTTGCAGTTGTAGGGATAAAGTTATAATCCCCCTGGCAAGGAGCTGGGGGGTAAATCCTGCCCCCAGAGACACCAGGCTATGCCCAGGGTGGTTTATGAAATCAAAGCAATTCCTAAAGGGAGGATTCTTGCTGGGGCGTGACTGGGAGCCGAATTTGTCCAGAAGGGGGGTGGTAGAAGCAAGGGATGAGTGATGGAATGGGCatagggctgggggtggagaaccttttttgggtcaggggctgctgacccacagaaaaatcagttgggaggcGAACactagtgagaagcaaaaaactcaaAAACAACAACCAAGACCCCTGATAgggtggcggggggagagggctggagcaccagtgcagctccctcaggggccggatccaggcaagccgggggggggggggggctgaggttccccacccctggcattAGGGGAAGGACAAAGATGAGGACAAGGGCTCCTCCCGGTGGTGACTTCCAGGGTTTTGTTCCTCGTGCTTGGAGTTTATATCTGTGGCTTTTAAAGTACAGGACTGTTGGGTGGAGCGTAGGATGGGTGCGGGGAATCCATAGGATAGCTGCTTGCTGACATAACAGCGTTTCAGCTGCAGCGCCTGGAGTGCACACAGGAGAAGAGGTGACTGTCAGTTACAGGGAGCAGCTTTCTGCAACTGGGAGAAGGAGATTTTAAAAGCTCAAGTTCCATCTTTTCCCATGGAGAATCTTTTGTAGGACCCCTCTAGGATAAATGCCTTGAAGGGACAGtcacacccctgctccccctcttagGACAAAACGTTTTGGAGAGAAAAATCACCCTGAGGTTCCACTTGCAGAGTGTTCCCCAAATAAGGATGATTATTATAGCTATTTCTATAGTACCTAAGATGTTATTGTATCATATCCACGGTCCCGCCTGCCCCCTGGAACACAAAGGGGCTTGGCCGCC
Protein-coding regions in this window:
- the TPBGL gene encoding trophoblast glycoprotein-like — translated: MAGRRPAGAGALRLLRARGRALSLLRWLGMLLLQPLLQAGQGCPEHCSCFSTPEFVQCSDVPLQEPPPDLPRGVRNLSIAGGNLTVLSRAAFAGNGSRPLGNLSLLLLARDNIQTIAERAFQGLPSLEELDLSLNPLRALAAGAFRGCPRLRTLKLNQALLLLGEEPLAGALRNLSLRRLELAGNELRELPGAALPDGLEELDLRNNSLQGLSPEELARLDSAPLGRLQLYLDANPLRCDCALRPLLDWMRNASWRVPDAHSLRCAAPREVSGTEVLHLRLEQLGCGAGRELRPEEAGEQEELETASYVFFGIVLALIGVIFLMVLYLNRRGIKRWLNNLREACRDQMEGYHYRYEQDTDPRRASASPSSGL